Proteins found in one Thalassophryne amazonica chromosome 1, fThaAma1.1, whole genome shotgun sequence genomic segment:
- the mfsd6a gene encoding major facilitator superfamily domain-containing protein 6-A isoform X4, translated as MAADDKVAILTDDEEEQKKKYVLAESFNSLSLEVCDHRGVMPTLATPPEQPPVTQSDTVNCCARMCLHINQHLLVSKIFYFFFYAAYGSLHPLLAVYYKQLGMSASRSGLLVGIRYFIEFCSAPFWGVVADRFKKGKAVLLFSVLCWLVFNFGIGFVPPAEMTCQHTGVGGATPLPPLTALPPDNQTFLSNLTERRRSRRSFSYFPVHLNVDKVHYRHKRSTNATMTLGPHKLNNASATLATYKLKNATANHTTLPPTTRTTTSTTPGKPTGDQIIYNQDQVENIFLMILLVIIVGEFFSAPAVTIVDTATLQYLGQARDRYGLQRMWGSLGWGLAMLLVGIWIDHTRINVVIDSLGCILPDYHNYQIAFIVFGVLMGIAFIVATQFYFEKPEDRQQDLPEGVEEVTNSSAAVPKMDSSDQTSAGPEVVLDFHYSDLLKLLCSVRYSSVLFVAWFMGFGYGFVFSFLYWHLEDLNGTTTLFGVCSVLSHISELVAYFTSHKFIELVGHVRVLYIGLACNTARYLYISYLQNAWTVLPMEILQGVTHASVWAACISFLSAAVPPALRTSAQGILQGLHLGLGRGCGAMVGGVFVNFFGAAETFRGIGMASLVILLVFAFIQCLSEGNEDKMLAENIPVPSSLVPIATIELVDSHPAAGSPVLTRQAADKPIRKTKHQQEQEDISRPAWVLSGAPWVTIAFAIVQVWELLQMRKGGGPPTETQPLQVPGQMRRGTRRYPQKVCLWILSLSCLPGELICHPGDAWIQD; from the exons ATGGCAGCTGACGACAAGGTTGCCATCCTGACAGACGATGAGGAGGAGCAGAAAAAGAAGTATGTATTGGCTGAGTCATTCAACAGTCTGTCGTTGGAGGTGTGTGACCATCGGGGGGTCATGCCTACCTTGGCCACACCCCCTGAACAGCCTCCCGTCACACAGTCTGACACCGTCAACTGCTGTGCGCGGATGTGCCTTCACATCAACCAACACCTCCTGGTCTCTAAAAtcttctacttcttcttctacGCGGCCTACGGCTCGCTGCACCCTCTGCTGGCGGTTTACTACAAGCAGCTTGGCATGTCAGCCAGCCGCAGCGGGTTGCTTGTCGGCATCCGCTACTTCATAGAGTTTTGCAGCGCCCCCTTCTGGGGTGTGGTAGCTGACCGCTTCAAGAAGGGGAAGGCTGTGCTGCTGTTTTCTGTGCTTTGCTGGCTGGTCTTTAACTTCGGGATTGGGTTCGTCCCACCGGCTGAGATGACGTGCCAGCATACTGGGGTTGGAGGTGCAACTCCGCTGCCACCGCTGACGGCACTTCCACCTGATAACCAAACCTTTTTGAGCAACTTGACCGAACGCAGAAGAAGTCGCCGGAGCTTCTCATATTTCCCCGTTCATCTTAATGTTGATAAAGTTCACTACAGGCACAAACGAAGTACCAACGCCACCATGACTTTGGGTCCCCACAAGCTGAACAATGCCTCTGCAACACTGGCTACCTATAAGCTGAAGAACGCCACCGCCAACCATACCACCCTACCACCCACGACTCGTACCACCACCTCAACTACTCCAGGTAAACCCACAGGAGACCAGATCATCTAcaaccaggaccaggtggagaaCATCTTCCTGATGATCCTGCTGGTCATCATCGTGGGCGAGTTCTTCAGTGCTCCTGCAGTGACTATCGTGGACACGGCCACGCTGCAGTACCTGGGTCAAGCCCGAGATCGTTACGGCCTGCAGAGGATGTGGGGATCGCTGGGCTGGGGCCTGGCCATGCTTCTCGTGGGCATCTGGATTGACCATACTCGAATCAATGTGGTGATTGACAGCCTGGGCTGCATCCTGCCTGACTACCACAACTACCAGATTGCCTTTATCGTCTTTGGCGTGCTGATGGGCATCGCCTTCATCGTGGCTACTCAGTTCTACTTTGAAAAACCAGAAGACCGGCAGCAGGACCTTCCAGAGGgggtggaggaagtgactaaCAGTTCTGCAGCAGTGCCGAAGATGGACTCCTCTGATCAGACGTCCGCCGGCCCAGAGGTTGTTCTGGATTTCCACTACAGTGACCTCCTGAAGCTGCTGTGCAGTGTGCGGTACAGCTCGGTTCTGTTCGTGGCCTGGTTCATGGGCTTTGGCTACGGCTTTGTGTTCAGCTTCCTGTACTGGCACTTGGAGGACCTGAACGGGACCACCACCCTGTTTGGGGTCTGTTCTGTTCTCAGCCACATCTCTGAGCTGGTCGCCTACTTCACCAGCCACAAGTTCATTGAGCTGGTCGGACACGTCAG GGTGCTGTACATCGGCTTAGCTTGCAACACGGCGCGTTACCTGTACATCTCGTACCTGCAGAACGCCTGGACCGTCCTGCCCATGGAAATCCTGCAAG GTGTTACCCATGCCTCAGTTTGGGCAGCCTGCATTTCCTTTCTGAGCGCCGCCGTCCCTCCCGCTCTGAGGACTTCAGCACAGGGGATCCTCCAGGGTCTGCACCTTGGTCTGGGGCGTGGCTGTGGGGCCATGGTGGGAGGAGTCTTTGTCAACTTCTTTG GTGCAGCAGAGACGTTCAGAGGGATCGGAATGGCGTCACTCGTCATTCTGCTCGTCTTCGCCTTCATTCAGTGTCTCTCTGAGGGAAACG AGGATaaaatgctggcagagaacattCCGGTACCGTCCAGCCTGGTTCCCATTGCCACCATCGAACTGGTGGACAGCCACCCAGCCGCCGGCAGCCCAGTGCTGACCCGCCAGGCCGCCGACAAACCCATCAGGAAGACGAAGCACCAGCAGGAGCAGGAGGATATTTCTCGACCCGCCTGGGTGCTCTCTGGTGCCCCCTGGGTTACGATAGCCTTTGCCATTGTTCAGGTCTGGGAACTGCTGCAGATGAGGAAGGGCGGTGGCCCCCCAACAGAGACCCAACCCCTGCAG GTACCAGGTCAAATGAGAAGAGGTACCAGACGATACCCTCAGAAGGTCTGCTTGTGGATTTTATCTCTGTCCTGCCTGCCCGGTGAGCTCATATGTCATCCTGGAGATGCCTGGATACAGGACTAA